Within Candidatus Poribacteria bacterium, the genomic segment GCAGGCGTTTTGGCACAATATCTTGATAACGATGAAGACGGTGTTCCTGACAACACGCTGGTTCTTAGTCATCTGGTGAGCCGAAACGTCTTCATCATTATGCCCGGCACAGAGGCGGAGATGGAGTGGTTGGAAATGGAGCTTGTAGAAGACGCGGGTTATCATTTTGGTCAAGGCTTGTATGGCGAGGAAACCAAACCGGATTTCCTTATTGATGGCAAAATCAATGCCCCCGATGGTCATTACTACGACGGCGCATTAGAGGAAATTCTACATCCCATTACACAACATGGTTATGCCAACGCTTACCCGGAGGTGTTCGGGGAGGTACGGGGGTCCACCTTAGCGCAGTGCATGGATGCCGCCCGTGGCGGATACTTTGAGCGAGTACCGAAAGGTGGACCCAAGAGCGGGTATCCAGAAGAAGCTTGGTATCACTATACGGATGAAACCTGTGACTATAGTTGCATGGTTACGGAGTATATCTATTGGGCTTTGACATCGATATTGGGGACGCAAAACTTTCCAGGGCGGCGCGAGGCACTCGATGTCGAATGGGAATTGAATACCAGAGAACGGGTTAGAACCGGAGATGCTGCAGTATACAAACTTCTGACAGACCCTCAATACAAATTCCCAACCAAAGCACCAGATGGAAACTACAAACCATCCGCATTTCCTGTTACAGTTGTTCCTATTATCGCTATCAAAGATGAAGATTAATAGGGGTAATAGTACTTTATAAACGGCGAAACTTGGAAATAGCCTGTCTCTCGGTAGGCGAGTTTTCCCAGTCTCGCCGATTTTTGGCATAATATCTCCTTTAAAAACCACTTAAAATCTGTACCATCAGCAATTCAGAAATTACCGCTTATATTCTCCTTTTTTTGCGATTTATGACAATCATGCAACCTGTCTATCGTAAAATCGCGTCACCATCTTATAGTAAAGCCCGAAAATACGTTAACATTTTAGGCAACAATAGACCCTTCATCTTCGCTGGTGGGGTGTTTTGCTTGGATGTTTCCGCGTATTTCCCGTAGGAACCTCGCCTTCTGCAAGTGTGTAGTTGATTGTGGCTTTGCATGTCTAAATTGATTGTGGGAGGTCTCTGATGGAAAGAGACGATGTTGAATTGATTAACAGTATATTAGCAGGTGATGAAGCTGCGTTCAGCACGTTAGTTAAAAAATACCAAAAAAGCGTTCATGCGCTCGCGTGGCGGAAAATCGGAGATTTCCATATCGCTGAAGAGATTACCCAAGACGTTTTCCTACAGGCACATAAAAAACTTGCCTCGCTAAAAAATCCGAGTCAGTTTGCCGGGTGGCTCTATGTGATCGCAGACCGGCTTTGCAAAGCATGGTTCCGAAAGAAGCAACTGAAGAAACGGTTAGATATGCAATCGCTGGAAGCGACCAGCGAAGAAACATTGGAAAAGACTGATTATGCCCACTACACTGCTGAGCAGCGTGAAAAAGAAGCCGTTGAGCATCAACGTCAGATCGTGCAAAGACTCATGGAGAAACTCCCTGAGAGTGAACGCACGGTGATGGTGCTTTACTATCTCGGAGAAATGAGTTGTGAAGAAATTGGTAGATTTTTGGGCGTGTCCCCGAACACGGTTAAAAGTCGACTACGACGGGCTCGAGAGAGTTTAAAGAATCAAGAGCATATAATTAGTGAAACCCTCAGTGGTATCCAACTCCCCGCTAACTTAACTGAGAACATCATGGAGCAGATTGCCAAACTGAAAGAAGTATCCCCTCAGGGTGGCAACCGGCTACCGTGGACAACTTTCGCTTCATCGGCTGTTTTGGCATTTTTGCTGATAGGGGCGGGCACTCAATTACTCATGCGTTTTCAGCAGCCGTATAGTCTTGAGGCGAAATCGGAAACCGTTATTGAAATTGTTGACGCACCTATTGTTCTTGATATTCAATCAAAATCTGATTTGCAAAACCGAATAGGTAACCACACAATCCCAGGCAAAAATAGCAACGATGGTCTATCAACAGGAACGAAAACAATGGAAAACACCTTAACACAAGATACAACACAATGGAATCTACCGGAAGATGCCAAAGCGCGGTTCGGGAAAGGTTATCCTTTTGACTTTGAATATTCACTGGACGGTACGAAGCTCGCTGTCGGGAGTACCATAGGCATCTGGATCTACGACGCACGGACGGGTGAAGAACTCGATATGCTAACAGGGCATACATATTACGTCAACCGTGCCGTTTTTAGTCCTGATGGCAAGACATTTGCGAGTATGAGCAGGTGGAACGACGAGGTCATTCGTTTATGGAGTGGTGCTACCGGTGAACTTAAGTCGACACTCATAGGACATACCGCTATTGTTTTCAGCCCTGATAGCAAAACGCTTGCAAGCGCGAGTGATAACCATACCGTCCGTTTATGGGATGGTGCCACCGGCGATCTGAAAGCAACGCTCACAGGGCATACGGGTAATGTTAAAGTGTTAGCGTTCAGTCCCGATGGTCATAGGCTTGCAAGTGGTGGAACCGACGAGGTCATCCGCCTTTGGCATGTCGCTGCAGGTGAACTCCTACTAACGTTTGCAGCACACGCGAATTCTGTTGATGCCTTGATATATTCTCCAAATGGGGAACAAATTGCCAGCCAAGGTGGAGACGGCAACGTTTGTCTCTGGAACGCTCAGACGGGTGAATTTCTGCATCTCCTCAGTGATCATACAAAAGAGGTTGCTTCTATGGACTTTTCAAAAGATAATGAAACGCTTGCGACTGCACATTACGATGGAACGATCCAATTGTGGAACACACACACTGGAGAGCATCTGAAAACCATCAATGCGGGTACAGAACTGTATAGCGTGTCCTACTCCCCGGATGGCAGCACTTATGTCTGTAATGACGATGACGGC encodes:
- a CDS encoding sigma-70 family RNA polymerase sigma factor, producing MERDDVELINSILAGDEAAFSTLVKKYQKSVHALAWRKIGDFHIAEEITQDVFLQAHKKLASLKNPSQFAGWLYVIADRLCKAWFRKKQLKKRLDMQSLEATSEETLEKTDYAHYTAEQREKEAVEHQRQIVQRLMEKLPESERTVMVLYYLGEMSCEEIGRFLGVSPNTVKSRLRRARESLKNQEHIISETLSGIQLPANLTENIMEQIAKLKEVSPQGGNRLPWTTFASSAVLAFLLIGAGTQLLMRFQQPYSLEAKSETVIEIVDAPIVLDIQSKSDLQNRIGNHTIPGKNSNDGLSTGTKTMENTLTQDTTQWNLPEDAKARFGKGYPFDFEYSLDGTKLAVGSTIGIWIYDARTGEELDMLTGHTYYVNRAVFSPDGKTFASMSRWNDEVIRLWSGATGELKSTLIGHTAIVFSPDSKTLASASDNHTVRLWDGATGDLKATLTGHTGNVKVLAFSPDGHRLASGGTDEVIRLWHVAAGELLLTFAAHANSVDALIYSPNGEQIASQGGDGNVCLWNAQTGEFLHLLSDHTKEVASMDFSKDNETLATAHYDGTIQLWNTHTGEHLKTINAGTELYSVSYSPDGSTYVCNDDDGKILLYDANTDELLHAFKLPSGSVGDMKYSRDGQILVGSDQFGLHFWDTDTGELLQTITGYSEVIDSVVYSPDGHTLVSLAGVLRFWDVETEKLVQTLVPESSVASIAYSPDGQTLACGTRDNTILLWNVSRWKQVTTLEGHAEGISSVVFSPDGQILASGSWDHTIRLWNPHTGEPLKTLTGHSSSIKTVAFSRNGGTLASGGDNGTIRFWNIDTGELLNTIETEADTIDSVVYSPDGKTLASTGNNGDHGIRFWDVDTGELLKTVTVEKGAYSVVYSPDGRTFASGGSGEVSVWDVATGERLKTFTGHIADPVYSVAYSPNGRTLASGCRDSTIILWDLTQ